One Serinicoccus chungangensis genomic window carries:
- a CDS encoding ABC transporter permease yields the protein MISLVRAELRKYTTTRLSWSMPLAMVILGGLFAALQGLFLAIIGEFPGPDGSMIVPAEMFGEDVVARLVYTGGVQIGYLLALVLGILSMSGEFRHKTITATLLAAPRRGRLIAAKLASVAVVVAVNAVAFTLGSVVGGGLTLALGDVSLFPDPAGLLATFARMILVLVLWGLMGFGLGVLITNQVVALFVGVGVTLLVEPLLGLGLTFVEQLADASKFFPSQASMSALDLFAGVDPGMAQSLGGAQDALSWGWGTLVLLGYAAFMAALGWLLTARRDVA from the coding sequence ATGATCTCGCTCGTGCGCGCCGAGCTGCGCAAGTACACCACCACCCGTCTGTCCTGGTCGATGCCGCTGGCCATGGTCATCCTGGGTGGCCTCTTCGCCGCCCTGCAGGGGCTGTTCCTCGCGATCATCGGCGAGTTCCCCGGCCCGGACGGCTCGATGATCGTGCCGGCCGAGATGTTCGGCGAGGACGTCGTGGCCCGTCTGGTCTACACGGGGGGCGTGCAGATCGGCTACCTCCTGGCCCTGGTCCTGGGCATCCTGTCGATGAGCGGGGAGTTCCGGCACAAGACGATCACCGCCACCCTGCTCGCGGCTCCCCGCCGCGGCCGGCTCATCGCCGCCAAGCTCGCCTCGGTCGCGGTCGTCGTCGCCGTCAACGCCGTGGCCTTCACCCTCGGCAGCGTCGTGGGCGGCGGTCTCACCCTGGCCCTCGGCGACGTGAGCCTCTTCCCGGACCCGGCCGGGCTGCTCGCCACCTTCGCCCGGATGATCCTCGTGCTCGTCCTCTGGGGGCTCATGGGCTTCGGCCTGGGCGTGCTCATCACCAACCAGGTGGTGGCCCTCTTCGTCGGCGTCGGCGTCACCCTCCTCGTCGAGCCCCTGCTGGGCCTGGGCCTCACCTTCGTGGAGCAGCTGGCGGACGCCTCGAAGTTCTTCCCCAGCCAGGCGAGCATGAGCGCCCTCGACCTCTTCGCGGGGGTCGACCCGGGCATGGCCCAGTCGCTGGGCGGTGCGCAGGACGCCCTGTCGTGGGGCTGGGGCACGCTGGTGCTGCTGGGATACGCCGCGTTCATGGCCGCCCTGGGCTGGTTGCTCACCGCCCGGCGCGACGTCGCCTGA
- a CDS encoding ABC transporter ATP-binding protein produces the protein MTTPPAPSPTGTGISVRGLTKTFGSFTAVDDLSFEVAPARVTGFLGPNGAGKTTTLRMLLGLVRPTSGQALIGGQRYADLAAPMSTVGAALEATGFHPGRSGRNHLRVLAASHGIPDRRVDELLELVGIPAAARKKAGGYSMGMRQRLGLAAALLGDPDVLLLDEPANGLDPEGIRWMRGFLRHLAQEQGKTVLVSSHLLGEVEQTVEDVVIIANGRMARQGTIDELRGDPAVLVRVADPAGLARVLQDAGLEVQPEDGGLRVTGADGARIGETAHAAGHPVHELRPLRTDLERLFLELTESPEHRNRNLATGTEAA, from the coding sequence ATGACGACACCACCTGCGCCGTCGCCGACGGGGACCGGCATCAGCGTCCGCGGCCTCACCAAGACCTTCGGCTCCTTCACCGCCGTCGACGACCTCAGCTTCGAGGTCGCGCCCGCCCGGGTCACCGGCTTCCTCGGCCCGAACGGCGCCGGCAAGACGACCACCCTCCGCATGCTGCTCGGCCTGGTGCGCCCCACCTCCGGTCAGGCCCTCATCGGCGGCCAGCGGTATGCCGACCTGGCCGCCCCCATGAGCACCGTCGGGGCGGCCCTCGAGGCCACCGGCTTCCACCCCGGCCGCAGCGGTCGCAACCACCTGCGCGTGCTCGCGGCCAGCCACGGCATCCCGGACCGCCGCGTCGACGAGCTGCTGGAGCTCGTGGGGATCCCCGCCGCCGCCCGCAAGAAGGCCGGGGGCTACTCGATGGGCATGCGCCAGCGCCTCGGTCTCGCGGCCGCGCTGCTCGGCGACCCGGACGTGCTGCTGCTCGACGAGCCCGCCAACGGCCTGGACCCCGAGGGGATCCGCTGGATGCGCGGCTTCCTGCGTCACCTGGCGCAGGAGCAGGGCAAGACGGTCCTGGTCAGCTCGCACCTCCTCGGCGAGGTGGAGCAGACCGTCGAGGACGTCGTCATCATCGCCAACGGGCGGATGGCCCGCCAGGGCACCATCGACGAGCTGCGCGGCGACCCGGCCGTGCTGGTCCGGGTCGCCGACCCGGCCGGGCTGGCCCGGGTGCTCCAGGACGCCGGCCTCGAGGTGCAGCCCGAGGACGGTGGCCTGCGGGTCACCGGGGCCGACGGCGCCCGCATCGGGGAGACGGCGCACGCGGCCGGTCACCCGGTGCACGAGCTGCGCCCGCTCCGCACCGACCTGGAGCGCCTGTTCCTCGAGCTCACCGAGTCGCCCGAGCACCGCAACCGCAACCTCGCCACCGGGACGGAGGCCGCCTGA
- the selD gene encoding selenide, water dikinase SelD has protein sequence MTASSSTARPRLTTLAAGGGCACKIPAERLEHLVSGLGAPADGSLLVGLEHGDDAAAVRLDEGSGLALLSTADFFTPVVDDPADWGRIAAANALSDIYAMGGTPVLAINLLGWPDGLDDDLAREVLRGGAALAAEAGCPLAGGHSITAPEPLYGLAVTGTARADALITNDAARPGLPITLTKPLGTGILNNRHGRTGEVVPEAVATMTALNRGASEAAVAAGVRAGTDVTGFGLLGHLWKLCRASGVGAELDVAAVPTIEGARESLAAGYLPGGSRRNLDWVRPHLEVGAGVEEDDLLLLADAQTSGGLLLVGELPPGVGTVVGRTVASPRPTLTLR, from the coding sequence ATGACGGCGAGCAGCAGCACTGCCCGACCGCGGCTCACCACGCTGGCGGCCGGTGGGGGGTGCGCCTGCAAGATCCCGGCCGAGCGGCTCGAGCACCTCGTCTCCGGTCTCGGGGCGCCGGCCGACGGGTCCCTGCTGGTCGGGCTGGAGCACGGGGACGACGCCGCCGCGGTGCGCCTCGACGAGGGGTCGGGCCTGGCACTGCTGTCCACCGCGGACTTCTTCACGCCGGTCGTCGACGACCCGGCCGACTGGGGCCGGATCGCGGCGGCCAACGCCCTGTCCGACATCTACGCCATGGGGGGCACCCCCGTCCTCGCGATCAACCTGCTCGGCTGGCCCGACGGGCTCGACGACGACCTGGCCCGGGAGGTGCTGCGCGGTGGGGCGGCACTCGCGGCCGAGGCCGGCTGCCCGCTCGCCGGCGGCCACTCCATCACCGCTCCGGAGCCCCTCTACGGCCTGGCCGTCACCGGCACGGCCCGCGCCGACGCGCTCATCACCAACGACGCGGCGCGTCCCGGCCTGCCCATCACCCTCACCAAGCCCCTCGGCACCGGGATCCTCAACAACCGGCACGGACGCACCGGCGAGGTCGTGCCCGAGGCGGTCGCCACGATGACCGCGCTCAACCGCGGCGCCTCCGAGGCGGCGGTGGCCGCGGGGGTCCGCGCGGGCACCGACGTCACCGGCTTCGGCCTGCTCGGCCACCTGTGGAAGCTCTGCCGCGCCTCCGGCGTCGGCGCCGAGCTCGACGTCGCGGCCGTCCCCACGATCGAGGGCGCCCGCGAGAGCCTCGCCGCCGGCTACCTGCCCGGCGGCAGCCGCCGCAACCTCGACTGGGTGCGCCCCCACCTGGAGGTGGGGGCGGGCGTCGAGGAGGACGACCTGCTCCTGCTCGCGGACGCCCAGACCAGCGGCGGGCTGCTCCTCGTCGGGGAGCTCCCGCCCGGCGTGGGCACCGTCGTCGGCCGCACCGTCGCCTCGCCCCGACCCACCCTGACCCTGCGCTGA
- a CDS encoding selenocysteine-specific translation elongation factor, producing the protein MSVVATAGHVDHGKSALVRALTGMEPDRWEAERRRGLTIDLGYAWTTLPEVGPVAFVDVPGHRRFIGNMLSGIGPAAGVLLVVAADGGWSAQSEEHLRAVHALRLRHGVLAVTRTDLADPAPALAATRERLRGTSLEGIPAVTVSARTGDGVARLRAELAALTRRMPRPPSDAPVRLWVDRSFGVRGAGTVVTGTLAAGRVGGGATLALVPVRDGRTRAVVVRGVHSMDRAVAEALGPVRVALNLRGVEVADVGRGQALLSPDHPWWPSTRADVLLDDDRLPAEVTLHVGTAAVPARVRTLAGVHARVSWEAPLPLAPGDRLILREPGREGALVGALVLDAVTPPLRGAGSARHRAAALGPATGRTVVAGGRSVSAATAGAWREALLGLVDRQAARDPLTPGVDADVALGELRRRVGMPDLTTLHAVAEEAGLATEGGRLGRDRGAQEPDGLAEVLRRLRADPLDSPSRPELEQLRLGPREVAAAARTAGVLRLPGDVLLGAAAVEEAVHRLRGLPQPFTPAQARASLGTSRRVLIPLLEHLDSRGLTHRGPDGRRSVTGRAGGRG; encoded by the coding sequence ATGAGCGTCGTCGCCACCGCCGGTCACGTCGACCACGGCAAGTCGGCCCTGGTCCGCGCCCTCACCGGCATGGAGCCCGACCGCTGGGAGGCAGAGCGCCGGCGCGGCCTCACCATCGACCTGGGGTATGCGTGGACGACCCTCCCCGAGGTCGGCCCGGTGGCCTTCGTCGACGTGCCCGGGCACCGCCGGTTCATCGGCAACATGCTCAGCGGCATCGGGCCGGCGGCGGGGGTGCTGCTCGTCGTGGCCGCCGACGGAGGCTGGAGCGCGCAGTCCGAGGAGCACCTGCGGGCCGTCCACGCCCTGCGGCTGCGGCACGGCGTGCTCGCCGTCACCCGCACCGACCTCGCCGACCCCGCTCCGGCGCTCGCGGCGACCCGCGAGCGCCTGCGCGGGACCAGCCTGGAGGGCATACCGGCGGTGACGGTGTCGGCGCGCACCGGGGACGGCGTGGCACGGCTGCGCGCGGAGCTCGCCGCGCTGACCCGCCGGATGCCCCGCCCCCCGTCCGACGCCCCCGTGCGGCTGTGGGTCGACCGCAGCTTCGGCGTGCGCGGCGCGGGGACCGTCGTCACCGGCACCCTGGCCGCCGGGCGGGTGGGCGGCGGCGCCACCCTGGCCCTCGTGCCCGTCCGCGACGGACGCACCCGGGCGGTGGTGGTGCGTGGCGTCCACAGCATGGACCGCGCCGTCGCGGAGGCCCTGGGTCCCGTCCGGGTGGCGCTCAACCTGCGCGGGGTGGAGGTCGCCGACGTCGGCCGGGGCCAGGCCCTGCTGTCCCCCGACCACCCCTGGTGGCCCTCGACCCGGGCCGACGTGCTCCTCGACGACGACCGGCTGCCGGCCGAGGTGACCCTGCACGTCGGCACGGCCGCGGTCCCCGCCCGCGTGCGGACGCTGGCCGGGGTCCACGCGCGGGTCTCCTGGGAGGCGCCCCTGCCGCTGGCCCCGGGCGACCGCCTCATCCTGCGCGAGCCCGGACGCGAGGGCGCCCTGGTGGGTGCCCTCGTCCTCGACGCCGTCACCCCGCCGCTGCGCGGCGCCGGCTCGGCGCGGCACCGCGCGGCCGCGCTGGGGCCGGCGACCGGCCGTACCGTCGTGGCGGGGGGACGGTCCGTCTCCGCCGCCACCGCGGGCGCCTGGCGCGAGGCGCTGCTCGGTCTGGTCGACCGACAGGCCGCGCGCGACCCGCTCACCCCGGGGGTGGACGCCGACGTCGCCCTGGGCGAGCTGCGCCGCCGCGTCGGTATGCCGGACCTCACCACCCTGCACGCCGTCGCGGAGGAGGCCGGGCTGGCCACCGAGGGTGGTCGCCTCGGGCGCGACCGCGGGGCGCAGGAGCCGGACGGGCTGGCCGAGGTCCTGCGCCGGCTGCGGGCGGACCCGCTGGACTCCCCCTCCCGGCCCGAGCTCGAGCAGCTGCGGCTGGGCCCGCGCGAGGTCGCCGCCGCGGCCCGCACGGCCGGCGTGCTGCGGCTGCCGGGTGACGTGCTGCTGGGTGCCGCCGCCGTCGAGGAGGCGGTCCACCGGCTCCGCGGGCTGCCGCAGCCGTTCACCCCCGCCCAGGCACGCGCCTCGCTCGGCACCAGCCGCCGGGTGCTCATCCCGCTGCTGGAGCACCTCGACTCCCGCGGTCTCACCCACCGCGGTCCCGACGGGCGACGCAGCGTCACGGGACGGGCGGGCGGCCGGGGGTGA
- the selA gene encoding L-seryl-tRNA(Sec) selenium transferase: MSGDPPPPPPAPAAPDPRRGIPPVDGVLRHPAVVDHVALVGRQRALGVAQAVLRQAREGALPPDDVVEEVAARLGGLTAPAGTRPVLNATGVVVHTNLGRAPLGAAATQALVDAAGYADVELDLATGRRGRRGGDVVDALLRAVPEAGDVLVVNNGAAALLLAMTALAAGREVLVSRGELVEIGDGFRLPDLVGSSGARLLEVGTTNRTHRADYERALAGSPAGPGVAALLKVHPGNYRVTGFTSAVPVADLAQVARAAGLPLVVDTGSGLLEPDPALPDEPDARSALRDGAGLVVASADKLLGGPQAGLVLGDADLVGRLRRHPVARALRVDKLTLAALGATLRDPRPAPVTAARRAGAEELRERVEALRWTLARHGLTAEAVPHDGRVGGGGAPGVPLPGWALALPEGLAGPLRLGDPAVLARVHEGRCLVDPRCVPPAQDAALAGAVLAAAGGVGDVTAGGPPAGGPPAR, translated from the coding sequence ATGTCCGGTGACCCACCCCCACCCCCTCCCGCACCTGCCGCGCCCGACCCGCGCCGCGGCATACCCCCCGTCGACGGCGTCCTGCGCCACCCCGCGGTGGTGGACCACGTCGCCCTCGTCGGCCGGCAGCGGGCGCTGGGGGTCGCGCAGGCGGTGCTGCGGCAGGCGCGCGAGGGCGCGCTCCCCCCCGACGACGTCGTGGAGGAGGTCGCCGCCCGCCTGGGCGGGCTCACGGCGCCCGCCGGCACCCGGCCGGTCCTCAACGCCACCGGCGTGGTCGTGCACACCAACCTCGGCCGGGCCCCGCTCGGGGCGGCGGCCACCCAGGCGCTCGTCGACGCCGCGGGGTATGCCGACGTCGAGCTCGACCTCGCGACCGGGCGCCGGGGGCGTCGGGGCGGGGACGTGGTCGACGCCCTGCTGCGGGCGGTGCCCGAGGCGGGCGACGTGCTCGTCGTCAACAACGGCGCGGCCGCCCTGCTGCTCGCGATGACCGCGCTGGCGGCCGGCCGCGAGGTGCTGGTGAGCCGCGGCGAGCTCGTCGAGATCGGTGACGGCTTCCGGCTGCCCGACCTCGTCGGGTCCAGCGGGGCGCGACTGCTCGAGGTGGGCACGACGAACCGGACGCACCGGGCCGACTACGAGCGCGCGCTCGCCGGCTCCCCCGCCGGACCCGGCGTGGCCGCCCTGCTCAAGGTGCACCCCGGCAACTACCGCGTCACCGGCTTCACCTCCGCCGTGCCGGTGGCCGACCTGGCGCAGGTCGCCCGCGCCGCGGGCCTGCCCCTGGTCGTCGACACCGGCAGCGGGCTGCTCGAGCCGGACCCGGCGCTGCCGGACGAGCCCGACGCCCGGTCAGCCCTGCGCGACGGGGCCGGGCTGGTGGTCGCCAGCGCCGACAAGCTGCTCGGCGGGCCGCAGGCCGGGCTGGTGCTCGGCGACGCGGACCTCGTCGGGCGGCTGCGCCGGCACCCGGTGGCGCGGGCCCTGCGGGTCGACAAGCTCACCCTCGCCGCCCTGGGCGCGACGCTGCGGGACCCGCGCCCTGCCCCGGTCACGGCGGCCCGGCGGGCCGGTGCGGAGGAGCTGCGCGAGCGGGTCGAGGCCCTGCGGTGGACGCTGGCCCGGCACGGGCTGACCGCCGAGGCCGTGCCGCACGACGGCCGTGTCGGGGGTGGCGGCGCCCCCGGTGTGCCGCTGCCCGGCTGGGCGCTGGCGCTGCCGGAGGGCCTGGCCGGACCGTTGCGCCTCGGCGACCCCGCCGTGCTGGCGCGGGTGCACGAGGGGCGCTGCCTGGTGGACCCGCGGTGCGTGCCGCCCGCGCAGGACGCCGCGCTGGCCGGTGCGGTCCTCGCCGCCGCCGGAGGGGTCGGCGACGTCACCGCGGGCGGGCCTCCGGCGGGTGGGCCGCCGGCGCGATGA
- the argS gene encoding arginine--tRNA ligase — protein MTPEQLAAAIHAVLTEAARAGDLPLAEGDLPAAEALRVERPRSREHGDWASNVALQLAGRAGMPPRRVAEVVAAGLGGVDGVAGVEVAGPGFLNITLDAASAGALARDIVEAGAAYGRNETMAGRTINLEFVSANPTGPLHIGHTRWAALGDALHRLLAASGADVTAEHYTNDAGAQTQRLASSVLARARGEEVPEGGYAGDYVDALAEQVRLARPDLLSLPEPEALEVCRETGMALQVAANEQTLTAFHVTFDVWFSEKSLHDAGAVEQAVDRLREQGHVFDADGAVWLRTTDFGDDKDRVLIRANGEPTYFAADCAYYLSKKDRGFTEKVYMLGADHHGYVGRLKAIAACAGDDPDTNIEVLIGQLINISGERMGRRRGNAVYLSDLLEWIGADPIRYSLGRFPADTPLDLDGEELRRRSNDNPVFYVQYAHARTCNVARLAGEDGVRREDGFDPGLLGHPTESVLLAALGDFPRVVAQSAQLREPHRVARYLEDLSSHFHKWYDECRVRPTSAEEEITDLHRSRLWLNDATRQVLANGLSLLGVSAPERM, from the coding sequence GTGACCCCCGAACAGCTCGCTGCAGCGATCCATGCCGTGCTCACCGAGGCCGCCCGCGCCGGTGACCTGCCCCTGGCCGAGGGCGACCTCCCGGCCGCCGAGGCGCTGCGTGTCGAGCGACCGCGGAGCCGGGAGCACGGTGACTGGGCGAGCAACGTGGCGCTGCAGCTGGCGGGGCGCGCGGGGATGCCGCCGCGCCGGGTCGCCGAGGTGGTGGCCGCCGGGCTGGGGGGCGTCGACGGGGTGGCCGGGGTCGAGGTCGCCGGACCGGGCTTCCTCAACATCACCCTGGACGCCGCCAGCGCGGGCGCTCTGGCCCGGGACATCGTGGAGGCCGGTGCCGCCTACGGCCGCAACGAGACCATGGCCGGCCGCACCATCAACCTGGAGTTCGTGTCCGCCAACCCGACCGGACCGCTGCACATCGGGCACACCCGGTGGGCCGCCCTGGGCGACGCGCTGCACCGCCTGCTCGCGGCCAGCGGCGCGGACGTCACCGCCGAGCACTACACCAACGACGCGGGCGCGCAGACCCAGCGGCTGGCGTCCTCGGTCCTGGCCCGCGCCCGCGGCGAGGAGGTCCCGGAGGGTGGCTACGCCGGCGACTACGTCGACGCGCTGGCCGAGCAGGTCCGGCTGGCCCGCCCGGACCTGCTGTCGCTGCCCGAGCCGGAGGCGCTCGAGGTCTGCCGGGAGACCGGGATGGCGCTGCAGGTCGCGGCCAACGAGCAGACCCTGACGGCCTTCCACGTGACCTTCGACGTGTGGTTCAGCGAGAAGAGCCTGCACGACGCCGGCGCGGTCGAGCAGGCCGTGGACCGGCTGCGCGAGCAGGGCCACGTCTTCGACGCCGACGGGGCGGTGTGGCTGCGCACGACCGACTTCGGGGACGACAAGGACCGGGTCCTCATCCGGGCCAACGGCGAGCCCACCTACTTCGCCGCGGACTGCGCCTACTACCTGTCCAAGAAGGACCGCGGGTTCACCGAGAAGGTCTACATGCTCGGGGCCGACCACCACGGCTACGTGGGGCGGCTCAAGGCGATCGCCGCCTGCGCCGGGGACGACCCGGACACCAACATCGAGGTCCTCATCGGCCAGCTCATCAACATCAGCGGGGAGCGGATGGGGCGCCGCCGCGGCAACGCGGTCTACCTCTCCGACCTGCTGGAGTGGATCGGGGCCGACCCCATCCGCTACAGCCTGGGCCGCTTCCCGGCCGACACCCCGCTGGACCTGGACGGCGAGGAGCTGCGCCGGCGGTCCAACGACAACCCGGTCTTCTACGTGCAGTACGCCCACGCCCGCACCTGCAACGTCGCCCGGCTCGCCGGTGAGGACGGGGTGCGCCGCGAGGACGGCTTCGACCCCGGCCTGCTGGGCCACCCCACCGAGTCGGTCCTGCTCGCGGCCCTCGGCGACTTCCCCCGGGTCGTCGCCCAGTCCGCCCAGCTGCGCGAGCCGCACCGGGTGGCCCGCTACCTGGAGGACCTGTCGAGCCACTTCCACAAGTGGTACGACGAGTGCCGGGTCCGGCCGACGAGCGCCGAGGAGGAGATCACCGACCTGCACCGCTCCCGCCTCTGGCTGAACGACGCCACCCGCCAGGTGCTGGCCAACGGCCTCAGCCTGCTCGGCGTCAGCGCTCCCGAGCGCATGTGA
- a CDS encoding homoserine dehydrogenase gives MPSPASSSVLRVALLGGGTVGAAVARQLLQHADRYAATLGRRPELTGVAVRDATRVRDGIPAPLLTTDATALAEDPDAEVVVEVMGGTEPAGSLVEAALRRGAQVVTANKQLVARRGEELHALAREHGGGLHYEAAVMAAVPVLAVVREALAGDEITTIRGIVNGSTNYVLDLVAREGVPFADAVRQAGELGYLEADPTEDLEGLDAAAKVAILARTAWGVAVPLDEVETTGISGLTDADFAQAAGRGEVLKLVADARRDPDGRVRTRVAPTALTADDPLAQARGGTNVVEIDAVLAGSVRLTGAGAGGDQTASAVLGDLVRAARAR, from the coding sequence GTGCCCTCCCCCGCCTCCTCCTCCGTCCTGCGCGTCGCCCTGCTGGGCGGCGGCACCGTCGGCGCCGCCGTCGCCCGTCAGCTGCTGCAGCACGCCGACCGGTATGCCGCGACGCTGGGTCGACGCCCCGAGCTCACCGGGGTCGCGGTGCGCGACGCCACCCGGGTGCGTGACGGCATACCGGCGCCGCTGCTGACCACCGACGCCACCGCGCTCGCCGAGGACCCGGACGCCGAGGTGGTCGTCGAGGTCATGGGCGGGACCGAGCCCGCCGGGTCGCTCGTCGAGGCCGCCCTGCGCCGGGGTGCGCAGGTGGTCACGGCCAACAAGCAGCTGGTGGCGCGCCGGGGTGAGGAGCTGCACGCGCTCGCCCGCGAGCACGGGGGCGGGCTGCACTACGAGGCGGCGGTCATGGCCGCGGTGCCCGTCCTCGCCGTCGTGCGCGAGGCGCTGGCCGGCGACGAGATCACGACGATCCGGGGGATCGTCAACGGCTCCACCAACTACGTGCTCGACCTCGTGGCCCGCGAGGGGGTCCCCTTCGCCGACGCCGTCCGCCAGGCCGGCGAGCTGGGCTACCTCGAGGCGGACCCCACCGAGGACCTCGAGGGCCTGGACGCCGCCGCCAAGGTGGCGATCCTGGCCCGGACGGCCTGGGGGGTGGCGGTGCCCCTCGACGAGGTCGAGACCACGGGCATCTCGGGCCTCACCGACGCCGACTTCGCGCAGGCCGCCGGGCGGGGCGAGGTGCTCAAGCTCGTGGCCGACGCGCGGCGGGACCCCGACGGCCGGGTCCGCACCCGGGTCGCCCCCACCGCACTCACGGCCGACGACCCGCTCGCGCAGGCCCGCGGCGGCACCAACGTCGTGGAGATCGACGCCGTGCTGGCCGGGTCCGTGCGGCTCACCGGAGCGGGTGCCGGCGGCGACCAGACGGCCTCGGCCGTGCTGGGGGACCTGGTGCGGGCGGCCCGGGCCCGGTGA
- the rho gene encoding transcription termination factor Rho: MTEITDASATRTGALSTLRLAELQELASGMGITVNNKMRKADLVSAIRERRGGAASTNGSAGRQDAIEAALDRAQAEREDTTGAAGASRTRRSRRGGSGAGAPRSEQERQADQQERTEGQDRSGGDPAAGGSAPTGEEHRDGGQRTQDDRQGQQGRDQRQDDRQGQQGRQDDRREGGQRTQDDRQGQQGRDQRQDDRQGQQGRQDDRRDGGQRTQDDRQGQQGRDGEGDWSDDEGGRRGRRRSRNRNRDRKRGRGTQPTTGGQPQQQDTESYSEEDVLVPVGGVVDLLDNYAFIRTTGYLPGPTDVYVPMGLVKKHGLRKGDAVTGAIKAPQDGSDVGQHTVSSTGNKRDKGKFSALVRLDSINGQEPDQGRRRPDFSSLTPLYPQQRLRLETEQKNLTTRVIDLVTPIGKGQRGLIVSPPKAGKTMVMQSIANAITTNNPEVHLMIVLVDERPEEVTDFQRNVKGEVISSTFDRPASDHTMVAELAIERAKRLVELGQDVVVLLDGITRLGRAYNLAAPASGRILSGGVDSAALYPPKKFFGAARNIEEGGSLTILATALVETGSKMDEVIFEEFKGTGNMELKLSRHLADRRTFPAVDVNASSTRREEILMSSEELKIMWKLRRVLSALDQQQGIELLLDRLKKTKHNYEFLTQVQQTSSVRLDDDD, translated from the coding sequence GTGACTGAGATCACCGACGCCAGCGCGACCCGCACGGGCGCGCTGAGCACCCTTCGTCTGGCCGAGCTCCAGGAGCTCGCGTCGGGCATGGGCATCACCGTGAACAACAAGATGCGCAAGGCCGACCTGGTCTCCGCCATCCGGGAGCGTCGCGGGGGCGCTGCCAGCACCAACGGCTCCGCCGGCCGCCAGGACGCCATCGAGGCCGCCCTGGACCGGGCGCAGGCCGAGCGCGAGGACACCACCGGCGCCGCCGGGGCCTCGCGCACGCGGCGCAGCCGCCGCGGAGGCTCGGGCGCCGGCGCACCCCGCAGCGAGCAGGAGCGGCAGGCCGACCAGCAGGAGCGCACCGAGGGGCAGGACCGCTCCGGGGGCGACCCGGCCGCCGGGGGCTCCGCGCCGACCGGCGAGGAGCACCGTGACGGCGGCCAGCGCACCCAGGACGACCGCCAGGGTCAGCAGGGCCGCGACCAGCGCCAGGACGACCGCCAGGGTCAGCAGGGCCGGCAGGACGACCGCCGCGAGGGCGGCCAGCGCACCCAGGACGACCGGCAGGGTCAGCAGGGCCGCGACCAGCGCCAGGACGACCGCCAGGGTCAGCAGGGCCGGCAGGACGACCGCCGCGACGGCGGCCAGCGCACCCAGGACGACCGGCAGGGCCAGCAGGGCCGCGACGGCGAGGGCGACTGGTCCGACGACGAGGGTGGTCGCCGCGGACGCCGCCGCAGCCGCAACCGCAACCGCGACCGCAAGCGGGGCCGTGGCACCCAGCCGACCACCGGGGGTCAGCCGCAGCAGCAGGACACCGAGAGCTACTCCGAGGAGGACGTGCTCGTCCCCGTCGGTGGCGTCGTCGACCTGCTCGACAACTACGCCTTCATCCGGACCACCGGCTACCTGCCCGGCCCCACCGACGTCTACGTCCCCATGGGCCTGGTCAAGAAGCACGGCCTGCGCAAGGGTGACGCGGTCACCGGGGCCATCAAGGCCCCGCAGGACGGCAGCGACGTCGGCCAGCACACCGTCTCCTCCACGGGCAACAAGCGCGACAAGGGCAAGTTCAGCGCCCTCGTGCGGCTGGACAGCATCAACGGCCAGGAGCCTGACCAGGGCCGGCGCCGGCCCGACTTCTCCAGCCTCACCCCGCTCTACCCGCAGCAGCGGCTGCGGCTGGAGACCGAGCAGAAGAACCTCACCACCCGGGTCATCGACCTGGTGACGCCGATCGGCAAGGGGCAGCGCGGGCTCATCGTCAGCCCGCCCAAGGCGGGCAAGACGATGGTCATGCAGTCCATCGCCAACGCCATCACCACCAACAACCCCGAGGTCCACCTGATGATCGTCCTGGTGGACGAGCGTCCGGAGGAGGTCACCGACTTCCAGCGCAACGTCAAGGGCGAGGTCATCTCCTCGACCTTCGACCGCCCGGCGAGCGACCACACGATGGTGGCCGAGCTGGCGATCGAGCGGGCCAAGCGCCTCGTCGAGCTGGGCCAGGACGTCGTGGTGCTGCTCGACGGCATCACCCGCCTGGGCCGCGCCTACAACCTGGCGGCCCCGGCCTCGGGCCGGATCCTGTCCGGTGGTGTCGACTCCGCCGCGCTCTACCCGCCGAAGAAGTTCTTCGGTGCCGCGCGCAACATCGAGGAGGGCGGCTCGCTGACCATCCTCGCGACGGCGCTGGTGGAGACCGGGTCCAAGATGGACGAGGTGATCTTCGAGGAGTTCAAGGGCACCGGCAACATGGAGCTCAAGCTCTCCCGCCACCTGGCGGACCGCCGGACCTTCCCGGCCGTGGACGTCAACGCCTCGAGCACGCGGCGCGAGGAGATCCTCATGTCCTCCGAGGAGCTCAAGATCATGTGGAAGCTGCGCCGGGTGCTGTCCGCCCTCGACCAGCAGCAGGGAATCGAGCTGCTCCTCGACCGGTTGAAGAAGACGAAGCACAACTACGAGTTCCTCACCCAGGTCCAGCAGACCAGCTCGGTCCGGCTGGACGACGACGACTGA
- the rpmE gene encoding 50S ribosomal protein L31: MQKDIHPDYVETQVTCTCGASFTTRSTATSGRISADVCSQCHPFYTGKQKILDTGGRVARFQERYGKKAAN, encoded by the coding sequence ATGCAGAAGGACATCCACCCGGACTACGTCGAGACCCAGGTCACCTGCACCTGCGGTGCGTCGTTCACCACCCGCAGCACCGCCACGTCGGGCCGCATCAGCGCCGACGTCTGCTCGCAGTGCCACCCCTTCTACACCGGCAAGCAGAAGATCCTGGACACCGGTGGGCGCGTCGCCCGCTTCCAGGAGCGCTACGGCAAGAAGGCCGCCAACTAG